The window GAAAGAGAAGCAGCGCGGCCCACACATGGGGACGCGCTACTCCGGCTGTTGGAGCTTCTGGTCGGGATTGAACCGACGACCTCTCCCTTACCAAGGGAGTGCTCTACCACTGAGCTACAGAAGCTTAGAAAAAGCGGGAAACGAGACTCGAACTCGCGACATTCAGCTTGGGAAGCTGACGCTCTACCAACTGAGCTATTCCCGCGTGATCGTGGTGGGCAGGGGCGGATTCGAACCGCCGTACACTTACGTGAACAGATTTACAGTCTGTCGCCTTTAACCACTCGGCCACCTACCCGTATTCTACTGTCTCGCCCCTTCGGGCCACGAGCCACCTTCTGTGTGGTGAGAAGAGGTCGTGTGGAGCCACCCAGGAGAATCGAACTCCCAACCTTCCGATTACAAGTCGGGTGCTCTACCAGTTGAGCTAGGGTGGCACCGTTCCTGAAAGAAGCTGGGGAAGGCCGGCCTCCGAGTGCGGAAGTGTGTCGCTGAGGCGCGATCACTTCCGGCTGGGAATAGTAGCACCGCCCCCGGGGGGTGTCAATCGCGCTCCGCTGAGGCCACGGGCGGGGCCCACCCTTGAGCCTTCCCTGAGCGTTGGGGCCGTATGCGCCATGTGGCGCATTTCGCTGACGGGCTGCAGGCGTATTCTGACGCGCGCACGGGAGAAACCTCCCTTGAAACCGCCCTCGTTTCTGGCCCCCGCCCTCTTGCCCGCCCCCGGGAGGCACCCCTTGGATAGTTTTCGCTCGCTGTGGCCGTACCTGCGCCTGCACACGCGCCAGTACGCCATCGGCCTGATCGCCGTGGTGATCGCCACATCGGTCAACCTGCTGCCGTTTTACCTGATTCGCCTCACCATTGACGGCCTGACCGGGCAGGTGGACACCAACCCGGCCACGCCCGGAATCACGCTGGGCACCGCCGCGCTGTACGCACTGGGCATCGTGGTTGCGGCGGTCACGGCCGGCTTTTTCATGCTGGTGATGCGCCGGCAGATTGTGATTGCCTCGCGCCAGAGCGAGTACGAGATCCGGCGCGACCTGTTTGCCCACCTGCAGACGCTGGACAAGCCGTATTACGACCGCGCCCGTACCGGCGACCTGATGAACCGCCTGACCGGCGACCTGAGCGCCGTGCGCGAAATGCTGGGCTTTGGCGCGTGGCAGATCGTGAGCATCGTGTCTGGCTTTGCCACGGCCTTTGCGGTGATGTTCAGCCTGAGCTGGCAGCTGACCCTGATCGTGGTGGCGATTGTGCCCGTGATCGTGGGCGTGCTGACCTATCTGGCGCGGCAGATCAACAAGCGCCACCGCCTGGCCCAGGAGCAGAACTCGCTGATCTCGGCCCGCGCGCAGGAGAACTTCAGCGGGGCGCGCGTGGTCAAGGGCTACGCCATTGAGGACCGCGAGATCGAGGATTACCGCGCCATGAACCTCGAACTGCTGAGGCGCAACATCGCCCTGACCAAGGTGGACGGGCCGCTGCGCTCCTTCATGAGCCTGCTGCTGGGGCTGGCCTTTGGCCTGATTCTGCTGGTGGGCGGGCGCCTGATTCTTGAGCCCGGCAGCACCTTTACAGTGGGGATGTTCGTGCAGTTCGTGGGCACCCTGGAGCGCCTGACGTGGCCCATGCTGATGATCGGCTGGATCACCGGCATCATTCAGCGCGGGCTGGCCTCGTGGGTGCGCCTCAAAGAGATCTTCGACGCCCAGCCGCTGGTGCGCGACGAGACCGGACGCACGGAGGCGCGTCTGCGCCAGCTGCGTGGGGACATTGACTTCCAGAACGTGACGCTGCGTTACGGCCAGACCAGCGTGCTGGAGGGCGTGAACCTGCAGATCCCGGCTGGCACCTTTCTGGGGATTACCGGCCCCACGGGCAGCGGCAAAACCGTGCTGGGCCAGTTGCTGACCCGCGCCATGGACCCCACGAGCGGCAGCATTCGCATTGACGGGCACGACCTGCGCGCCATTCCGCTGTCCACGCTGCGCGACGCGATCAGCGTGGTGCCGCAGGAACCTTTTCTGTTCAGCGACACCATTGCCAACAACATTGGCTTTGGCATTGAGGCGCGCGATCTGCCCGAGGTGCCCACCGGCGTGAGTGTGGTGGGGGCGCCGCCGCCCGCCGATATTCCGCAGACGCCGGACCCCGCCAAGGTGCGCGAGGCCGCGCGGCTGGCCGGCCTGCTGGACGATGTCGAGGATTTCCCGGCCGGCTTTGACACCATGCTGGGGGAACGCGGCGTGACCCTTTCGGGCGGGCAGCGCCAGCGCACCGCGATTGCCCGCGCGATTGTGCGCGAGCCGCGCATCCTGATTCTGGACGACTCCTTAAGCGCCGTGGACACCGAAACCGAGCGCCGCATTCTGGATGGCCTGCGCGAAGTCAGTCAGGGCCGCACGGTGATTCTGATGGCCCACCGCGTCTCCACCCTGCGCCACGCCGACCAGATCGTGGTGCTGGATGGCGGGCGGGTGGCCGAGCAGGGCAGCCATGAGGAACTGATTGCCCAGAACGGTCACTACGCGCAGCTGGAACGCCTGCAGCGCCTGGCCAGTGACCTGGATGCCGAAGACGACGCGGTGGCGGACCCCGAAACTGCCGCCAACCTGCTGGAACAGAAGGTGACCCCATGACCCGCCCCGACGCTGCCGACGCCGTTCAGAAGGGCTTTGACGCCCAGCTGACCCGCCGCATCCTGCGCTACGTGCGCCCCTACCTGGGGCTGGTGATCGGGGGGGTGGTGCTGGCGCTGCTGATCTCGCTGGCCTCACCGCTGTTTGCCCTGATTCAGCGTCACGCCATTGACGCCTACCTGTCGCCGCTGGCGCAGGGCCGGGCCGGCAGCCGCCAGGCGCTGCTGGACGGCCTGACCTGGACCGCGATGGCGTACATGGGGCTGAAGGTGGTGGAATTCGCCCTGCAGTACGGCTTTACCCTGGCGATTGGCTACCTGGGCCAGAACGTGCTGCGCGACATCCGCGCCGACGTGTTCAGCAAGCTGCAGCGCCTGCACCTGGCCTACTTTGACCAGAATCCGGTGGGCCGCCTGATCACCCGTGTGACGAGCGATGTGGACGCCATTAACCAGTTCATTACAGGTGGGCTGGTGAGCTTGATCCAGTCGAGCTTCATCATCGTGGTGTACGTGGTGATCATGCTGAGCGTGAACTGGCGCCTGGCGCTGATTTCCTTTTCGGTGCTGCCGGTGCTGTTCCTGACCACCAACTATTTCCGTACCAAACTGCGCGACGCCTTCCGCGAAACCCGCACCCAGCAGGCGATTGTGAACAGCAAGCTGAACGAGAACATCACCGGGATGCTGACGGTGCAACTGTTCGGGCGCCAGAAGCGCAGCGCCCTGGACTTCAACCTGAGCAACCGCGCCCTGCTGAGCGCCAACGAGAATTCGGTGAAGTGGTTTTCGCTGTTCATGCCGGTGGTGGCGGTGCTGGGGCAGGTAGCGGTGGCCCTCATTCTGTATTTCGCCGCCCGCCAGATTCTGGGCGCCGATGCCAGCGGGGCCGTGGCCGGGGCGATTACCGTGGGCACGCTGTTCGCCTTCGTGCAGCTGTCGCAGCAGCTGTTTCAGCCCATTCAGGATTTGGCCGACGTGTTCAACAACCTGCAGGCAGCGATGGCCAGCAGCGAGCGCATTTTTGGCGTGCTGGACACCGAAGAGGCCATTCAGGACAAGCCCGACGCGAAGACTCTGCCCCACTTTGAAGGTCGGGTGGACTTTGAGCGTGTGTGGTTCGCCTACGACCAGAGCGTGACCGCCGAGACGCCCGACAGCGATGACCGCTGGATTCTGCGCGGCATTGACCTGAGCATTGCCCCCGGCGAGAGCGTGGCCCTGGTGGGCGCCACCGGAGCGGGCAAAACCAGCGTGACGGCCCTGGTCAGCCGCTTTTATGACGTGCAGCGCGGCGCCGTGAAGGTGGACGGCGTGGACGTGCGCGACCTGGCCCAGCACGACCTGCGCAAGCATGTGGGCGTGGTGCTGCAGGACGTGTTTCTGTTCGCCGGCACTATTGAAAGCAACCTGACGCTGAACAACCCCGGGATTCCCCATGAGCGCGTGGTGGAGGCCTGCCGCTACGTGGGCGTGCATGACTACATCCTGGGCCTGGAACACGGCTACCAGACCGAGGTGCGCGAGCGCGGCGCCACGCTGAGCACCGGGCAGAAGCAGCTGCTGGCCTTTGCCCGCGCCCTGATCCAGAACCCGGACATTCTGCTGGTGCTGGACGAGGCCACCGCCAACGTGGATACCGAAACCGAACTGCGCATTCAGGCTGCGCTGGAAAAGGTGATGCGGGGGCGCACCAGCATCATCATTGCCCACCGCCTGAGCACCATCGAGCACTGCGACCGCATTGTGGTGATGCGCAAGGGCCGCATTGTGGAGCAGGGCAGCCACCGCCAGCTGCTGGACAAGGGCGGGTACTACGCCCGGCTGCACCGCCTGCAGTACGCGCAGGGGGACGCGGCGGACTGAGGGCGGTTGTGGGACGTGGGCTGTAGGTTGTGGGAAAACCCCTACAACCTACAGCCCACGTCCTACATCCCCTTACAAATACGCCAGCGCCCACTCCCGCTGTCCGTGGGCCACGCCAGCGCGCAGCAGGGCCAGGCCGTCCGGGGCCACATCATGGTGGTGTGGGGTGTCGCCCAGGATGGCCTGAAAGTCGGGCAGGGGGAGGCGGGCGGGGTCATGGAGGCGGGTATGCACCATGCCGCTCTGCACCTCGTACACGGCGCCGTACACGTTGCCCTTGCGGGCGTCCAGCGACACGCCCTGCTTGCCCTCGCCGCGCACCAGGGCTTCTAAGGTGCTGACGCCCAGCACCGGCGCGCCCCACACCCGGCCCAGGCCCAGGGCGTAGCTGGCGCCCACCCGCACGCCGGTATAGGAACCGGGGCCGGTGCCAATCACGATCAGGTCGGCGCGGAAGGGCAGGCCCACATCATCAAACAGGGTGCGGGCGGCCTGGGGCAGCAGTTCAGCGTGGGCGCGGCCCACCTCGCGCGACACGCTCAGCTCACCGCCGGGCCACACCAGGGCCAGGGTCAGCCAGGGGGTGGCCGTGTCCAGGGCCAGGGTGACAGAGGAGGGGGAAGCCGTCATCGCCCGGCATTGTAACGGGGGCTCTGTCACCCCTGCGGGAACGTGAGGCGGGGGCGGCGGGAAAGCGGCGCGGTGCTATGCTCGCAGCATCATGACGAATATCGCCAAAGGGCTTGAGGGCGTCCTCTTTACGGAAAGCAAACTCACGTTCATCAACGGCACCGAAGGGATTCTGACCCACCTGGGCATTCCCATTCAGGAGTGGGCCGAGAACAGCACCTTTGAAGAACTGTCGTTGGCGCTGCTGAACGGCCACCTGCCCACGGCGGCCGAGCTGGCGGCCTTTGACGCCGAGCTGAAGGCCAACCGCGCCATTCCCGAAGCCCTGATCAGCGTGATCCAGGCGATGCCCAAAGGGATTCACCCCATGCAGGCGCTGCGCACGGCGGTGTCGTACCTGGGCCTGCTGGACCCCCAGGCCGAAGACACCAGCCCCGAGGGCCGCCGCGCCATCGCCACGCGCATGATCGCGCAGTTCGCCACCATCATCGCCGCGATCAACCGCGCGCAGGACGGCCAGGACATCGTGGCGCCGCGCATGGACCTGACCCACGCGGGCAACTACCTGTACATGCTGAGCGGCAAGGAGCCCACCGCCGAGCAGGCCCGGCTGTTCGACATTGCCCTGGTGCTGCACGTGGACCACGGCATGAACGCCAGCACCTTCACGGCGATTGCCACGGCCTCCACGCTGTCGGACATGTACTCGTGCATCACCAGCGCCATTGGCGCGCTCAAGGGGCCGCTGCACGGCGGCGCCAACGAAGCCGTGATGGACATGCTGGACGAGGTGGGCACCCCCGAGCAGGCCGAGGCGTACATCACGAAAAAGCTGGACAACAAAGAGAAGATCATGGGCGTGGGGCACCGCGTGTACAAGTACTTTGACCCCCGCTCGCGCGTGCTGCGCGACTACGCCGAGCACGTGGCGAACAAGGAAGGCAAGAGCAACTACTACCAGATTCTGGAAACCATTGAAAAGGTCGTCGTGGACCGCATTGGCTCCAAGGGCATCTACCCCAACGTGGACTTTTACAGCGGCACGGTGTACAGCGACCTGGGGATTAAAAAGGAGTTCTTCACGCCCATCTTCGCCCTGGCCCGGATCAGCGGCTGGTGCGCCAGCGTGATTGAATACACCCGCGACAACCGCCTGCTGCGCCCCGACGCCGT of the Deinococcus aquaedulcis genome contains:
- a CDS encoding ABC transporter ATP-binding protein codes for the protein MDSFRSLWPYLRLHTRQYAIGLIAVVIATSVNLLPFYLIRLTIDGLTGQVDTNPATPGITLGTAALYALGIVVAAVTAGFFMLVMRRQIVIASRQSEYEIRRDLFAHLQTLDKPYYDRARTGDLMNRLTGDLSAVREMLGFGAWQIVSIVSGFATAFAVMFSLSWQLTLIVVAIVPVIVGVLTYLARQINKRHRLAQEQNSLISARAQENFSGARVVKGYAIEDREIEDYRAMNLELLRRNIALTKVDGPLRSFMSLLLGLAFGLILLVGGRLILEPGSTFTVGMFVQFVGTLERLTWPMLMIGWITGIIQRGLASWVRLKEIFDAQPLVRDETGRTEARLRQLRGDIDFQNVTLRYGQTSVLEGVNLQIPAGTFLGITGPTGSGKTVLGQLLTRAMDPTSGSIRIDGHDLRAIPLSTLRDAISVVPQEPFLFSDTIANNIGFGIEARDLPEVPTGVSVVGAPPPADIPQTPDPAKVREAARLAGLLDDVEDFPAGFDTMLGERGVTLSGGQRQRTAIARAIVREPRILILDDSLSAVDTETERRILDGLREVSQGRTVILMAHRVSTLRHADQIVVLDGGRVAEQGSHEELIAQNGHYAQLERLQRLASDLDAEDDAVADPETAANLLEQKVTP
- a CDS encoding ABC transporter ATP-binding protein, coding for MTRPDAADAVQKGFDAQLTRRILRYVRPYLGLVIGGVVLALLISLASPLFALIQRHAIDAYLSPLAQGRAGSRQALLDGLTWTAMAYMGLKVVEFALQYGFTLAIGYLGQNVLRDIRADVFSKLQRLHLAYFDQNPVGRLITRVTSDVDAINQFITGGLVSLIQSSFIIVVYVVIMLSVNWRLALISFSVLPVLFLTTNYFRTKLRDAFRETRTQQAIVNSKLNENITGMLTVQLFGRQKRSALDFNLSNRALLSANENSVKWFSLFMPVVAVLGQVAVALILYFAARQILGADASGAVAGAITVGTLFAFVQLSQQLFQPIQDLADVFNNLQAAMASSERIFGVLDTEEAIQDKPDAKTLPHFEGRVDFERVWFAYDQSVTAETPDSDDRWILRGIDLSIAPGESVALVGATGAGKTSVTALVSRFYDVQRGAVKVDGVDVRDLAQHDLRKHVGVVLQDVFLFAGTIESNLTLNNPGIPHERVVEACRYVGVHDYILGLEHGYQTEVRERGATLSTGQKQLLAFARALIQNPDILLVLDEATANVDTETELRIQAALEKVMRGRTSIIIAHRLSTIEHCDRIVVMRKGRIVEQGSHRQLLDKGGYYARLHRLQYAQGDAAD
- the tsaB gene encoding tRNA (adenosine(37)-N6)-threonylcarbamoyltransferase complex dimerization subunit type 1 TsaB, with protein sequence MTASPSSVTLALDTATPWLTLALVWPGGELSVSREVGRAHAELLPQAARTLFDDVGLPFRADLIVIGTGPGSYTGVRVGASYALGLGRVWGAPVLGVSTLEALVRGEGKQGVSLDARKGNVYGAVYEVQSGMVHTRLHDPARLPLPDFQAILGDTPHHHDVAPDGLALLRAGVAHGQREWALAYL
- a CDS encoding citrate/2-methylcitrate synthase, giving the protein MTNIAKGLEGVLFTESKLTFINGTEGILTHLGIPIQEWAENSTFEELSLALLNGHLPTAAELAAFDAELKANRAIPEALISVIQAMPKGIHPMQALRTAVSYLGLLDPQAEDTSPEGRRAIATRMIAQFATIIAAINRAQDGQDIVAPRMDLTHAGNYLYMLSGKEPTAEQARLFDIALVLHVDHGMNASTFTAIATASTLSDMYSCITSAIGALKGPLHGGANEAVMDMLDEVGTPEQAEAYITKKLDNKEKIMGVGHRVYKYFDPRSRVLRDYAEHVANKEGKSNYYQILETIEKVVVDRIGSKGIYPNVDFYSGTVYSDLGIKKEFFTPIFALARISGWCASVIEYTRDNRLLRPDAVYTGERDAKYVKLQDRG